Proteins encoded in a region of the Perca fluviatilis chromosome 8, GENO_Pfluv_1.0, whole genome shotgun sequence genome:
- the tmem266 gene encoding transmembrane protein 266 isoform X1: MSNPHAPPKAGASELEVISQQVEEDNQCVAPVQLVSLTYRDLPLAALDISLAGSQLISNPDEEDNREGSNWLKPCCGRRAALWQVCLLSAGFNCFLVACVILVVVLLTLELLIDTKLLQFNNAFQFASIIHWISLAILSVFFTETVFRIVVLGIWDYIENKVEVFDGAVIVLSLAPMVASTVANGPSSPWDAIGLIITLRIWRVKRIIDAFVLQVKVEMELEIQQYEKAKAVREEQLDRLTQICQEQAFEIRQLRAHLAQQDLDLVAEREAAMQIHHMWGKQSSSFQEVDGLAPGASEHHGPAKAREPGGPADHHGQDDMNNYISQYYSEPSSDMGIPDPARVITTAAIDVHLPNNPSQLPPSLVSADAVPSSRLQRTGSSVSEASTTTVSCSSFSARQHSISSHTLGSTTDCSSTVREASTSTDYSDQRCYPPPYSSPLALGTQPRGSPSAVMQELLSSLTENSCLTQKGLDPVNLKPPSPTGSTKTSPELEHRVNIYNKRNQESRVGLHSKPLIHLQGNEPLLEEKYRMMESVDAPVNRLSET, from the exons ATGAGCAACCCCCA TGCTCCTCCCAAGGCCGGAGCCTCAGAGCTAGAGGTAATCTCCCAGCAGGTGGAGGAGGACAACCAGTGTGTAGCCCCTGTCCAGCTGGTCAGCTTAACCTACAGAGACTTGCCTTTGGCCGCCCTGGACATATCCCTCGCTGGATCCCAGCTCATCTCGAACCCTGACGAAGAGGACAACAGAGAGGG GTCGAACTGGCTGAAGCCATGCTGTGGGCGAAGGGCAGCGCTGTGGCAGGTCTGTCTGCTGTCGGCGGGCTTCAACTGTTTCCTGGTGGCCTGTGTCATTCTGGTGGTTGTGCTGCTGACGCTGGAGCTACTCATAGACACCAAGCTGTTGCAGT TTAATAATGCATTCCAGTTTGCCAGCATCATCCATTGGATCAGCCTGGCGATTCTCTCTGTGTTCTTCACTGAG acGGTGTTCAGGATCGTGGTGTTGGGGATATGGGATTACATAGAGAACAAAGTAGAG gtgTTTGATGGAGCTGTCATCGTCCTTTCTCTGGCCCCCATGGTGGCCTCCACAGTGGCCAACGGCCCCAGCAGCCCCTGGGACGCTATCGGTCTCATCATCACACTGCGCATCTGGAGGGTCAAGAGGATCATTGATG CCTTTGTGCTGCAAGTGAAGGTGGAGATGGAGCTGGAGATCCAACAGTATGAGAAGGCCAAGGCGGTGAGGGAGGAACAACTTGATCGTCTCACCCAGATCTGCCAGGAACAGGCA TTTGAAATCCGGCAGCTGAGGGCCCACCTGGCCCAGCAGGACTTGGATCTGGTAGCAGAGCGTGAAGCAGCCATGCAGATCCATCACATGTGGGGTAAACAGAGCAGCAGTTTCCAGGAGGTGGACGGACTGGCCCCTGGGGCCTCTGAGCATCACGGGCCAGCTAAAGCTAGAGAGCCCGGGGGACCTGCAG ATCACCACGGTCAAGACGACATGAACAACTACATCAGCCAGTACTACAGTGAGCCAAGCAGCG ATATGGGGATCCCAGACCCTGCACGTGTCATCACCACAGCAGCCATAGATGTGCACCTGCCGAACAACCCCAGCCAGCTTCCCCCCTCTCTGGTGAGTGCAGACGCAGTGCCATCCAGTCGCTTGCAGCGCACGGGCAGCTCGGTCAGCGAAGCCTCCACCACCACGGTGTCCTGCAGCAGCTTCAGCGCCCGCCAGCACAGCATCAGCAGCCACACGCTGGGCTCCACCACAGATTGCAGCTCCACGGTGAGGGAGGCCTCCACCTCCACAGATTACAGCGACCAACGCTGCTACCCTCCACCCTACAGCAGCCCTCTAGCCCTGGGCACTCAGCCGCGAGGGAGCCCCAGCGCTGTGATGCAGGAGCTGCTCTCCTCTCTGACCGAGAACTCCTGTCTCACCCAGAAGGGCCTGGACCCGGTCAACCTTAAACCGCCCAGCCCGAcaggttccaccaaaaccagccCTGAGCTGGAGCATAGGGTCAACATCTACAACAAGAGGAACCAGGAGAGCAGAGTGGGGCTGCACTCCAAGCCTCTCATCCATCTGCAGGGCAACGAGCCTCTTCTAGAGGAGAAGTACAGGATGATGGAGTCAGTAGACGCCCCTGTCAACCGTCTGTCAGAGACATAA
- the tmem266 gene encoding transmembrane protein 266 isoform X2 — protein MCSYNFTAPCQCYTAVNNAFQFASIIHWISLAILSVFFTETVFRIVVLGIWDYIENKVEVFDGAVIVLSLAPMVASTVANGPSSPWDAIGLIITLRIWRVKRIIDAFVLQVKVEMELEIQQYEKAKAVREEQLDRLTQICQEQAFEIRQLRAHLAQQDLDLVAEREAAMQIHHMWGKQSSSFQEVDGLAPGASEHHGPAKAREPGGPADHHGQDDMNNYISQYYSEPSSDMGIPDPARVITTAAIDVHLPNNPSQLPPSLVSADAVPSSRLQRTGSSVSEASTTTVSCSSFSARQHSISSHTLGSTTDCSSTVREASTSTDYSDQRCYPPPYSSPLALGTQPRGSPSAVMQELLSSLTENSCLTQKGLDPVNLKPPSPTGSTKTSPELEHRVNIYNKRNQESRVGLHSKPLIHLQGNEPLLEEKYRMMESVDAPVNRLSET, from the exons atgtgCTCATACAACTTTACTGCACCGTGTCAatgttacacagcag TTAATAATGCATTCCAGTTTGCCAGCATCATCCATTGGATCAGCCTGGCGATTCTCTCTGTGTTCTTCACTGAG acGGTGTTCAGGATCGTGGTGTTGGGGATATGGGATTACATAGAGAACAAAGTAGAG gtgTTTGATGGAGCTGTCATCGTCCTTTCTCTGGCCCCCATGGTGGCCTCCACAGTGGCCAACGGCCCCAGCAGCCCCTGGGACGCTATCGGTCTCATCATCACACTGCGCATCTGGAGGGTCAAGAGGATCATTGATG CCTTTGTGCTGCAAGTGAAGGTGGAGATGGAGCTGGAGATCCAACAGTATGAGAAGGCCAAGGCGGTGAGGGAGGAACAACTTGATCGTCTCACCCAGATCTGCCAGGAACAGGCA TTTGAAATCCGGCAGCTGAGGGCCCACCTGGCCCAGCAGGACTTGGATCTGGTAGCAGAGCGTGAAGCAGCCATGCAGATCCATCACATGTGGGGTAAACAGAGCAGCAGTTTCCAGGAGGTGGACGGACTGGCCCCTGGGGCCTCTGAGCATCACGGGCCAGCTAAAGCTAGAGAGCCCGGGGGACCTGCAG ATCACCACGGTCAAGACGACATGAACAACTACATCAGCCAGTACTACAGTGAGCCAAGCAGCG ATATGGGGATCCCAGACCCTGCACGTGTCATCACCACAGCAGCCATAGATGTGCACCTGCCGAACAACCCCAGCCAGCTTCCCCCCTCTCTGGTGAGTGCAGACGCAGTGCCATCCAGTCGCTTGCAGCGCACGGGCAGCTCGGTCAGCGAAGCCTCCACCACCACGGTGTCCTGCAGCAGCTTCAGCGCCCGCCAGCACAGCATCAGCAGCCACACGCTGGGCTCCACCACAGATTGCAGCTCCACGGTGAGGGAGGCCTCCACCTCCACAGATTACAGCGACCAACGCTGCTACCCTCCACCCTACAGCAGCCCTCTAGCCCTGGGCACTCAGCCGCGAGGGAGCCCCAGCGCTGTGATGCAGGAGCTGCTCTCCTCTCTGACCGAGAACTCCTGTCTCACCCAGAAGGGCCTGGACCCGGTCAACCTTAAACCGCCCAGCCCGAcaggttccaccaaaaccagccCTGAGCTGGAGCATAGGGTCAACATCTACAACAAGAGGAACCAGGAGAGCAGAGTGGGGCTGCACTCCAAGCCTCTCATCCATCTGCAGGGCAACGAGCCTCTTCTAGAGGAGAAGTACAGGATGATGGAGTCAGTAGACGCCCCTGTCAACCGTCTGTCAGAGACATAA